A genomic window from Pseudocitrobacter corydidari includes:
- a CDS encoding fimbrial protein encodes MKRLLCLTSLVLLMLIPLRSALAVNCYLGTTGGPVEGFTNIEPFAVPSNAKPGDKIWESNDIKIPVYCDTGTAPNFGNEDIYAWVNPYISANDPYYQLGVTYEGVDYDASRGSIGIDTHQCLDNKQLSIYTPEQIKAAGWEHDLCSGDVNSIHYSRTFVARMRLYVKIISMPPHDYKSSISDYILVQFDGVGGVNQNPEAQNLKYHVTGLDQIRVLDCSVNFSIFPENQTIDFGSFNNLEIASKTLTRSFSIKTTKNIADSQCTDTFKVSSSFYTTETLAENDTSLRIGNGLQLRIRDTDDNTLFNFNEYKEYADFDSSLLMREKTYQAELSQVAGETVKTGPFETVVLFKINYN; translated from the coding sequence ATGAAGCGCCTGCTCTGCCTGACGTCGTTAGTGCTGCTCATGCTTATCCCTTTGCGCTCCGCCCTGGCGGTTAACTGCTACCTGGGTACAACAGGCGGGCCGGTTGAAGGTTTTACCAACATTGAGCCATTTGCCGTTCCGAGCAACGCGAAACCGGGTGATAAGATTTGGGAAAGTAACGATATTAAAATTCCGGTTTACTGCGATACCGGCACCGCGCCTAACTTCGGTAATGAGGATATCTACGCATGGGTGAATCCTTACATTTCAGCGAATGACCCTTACTATCAGCTTGGCGTCACCTACGAAGGCGTTGATTACGATGCCTCGCGAGGTAGCATCGGGATTGATACTCATCAGTGTCTGGACAACAAGCAGCTCTCAATTTACACCCCGGAGCAGATTAAAGCGGCCGGATGGGAACACGATCTCTGTTCTGGCGACGTCAACAGCATTCACTATTCGCGAACCTTTGTGGCGCGAATGAGGCTGTATGTGAAAATTATCTCCATGCCACCGCATGATTACAAAAGCAGCATTAGCGATTACATTCTGGTGCAGTTTGACGGCGTGGGCGGCGTAAACCAGAACCCGGAAGCCCAGAACCTGAAATATCATGTCACTGGTCTTGATCAAATTCGCGTGCTGGACTGTAGCGTGAATTTCAGCATCTTCCCGGAAAATCAGACCATCGACTTTGGTAGCTTTAATAATCTGGAAATCGCCTCAAAAACCCTGACACGCAGCTTTTCCATTAAAACCACCAAAAACATTGCCGATTCTCAGTGCACCGATACCTTTAAGGTCTCATCGTCGTTTTACACCACCGAAACGCTGGCGGAAAACGATACCTCATTGCGTATCGGTAATGGGCTGCAGCTCAGGATCCGCGATACGGACGACAATACGTTATTTAACTTTAATGAATACAAAGAGTATGCCGACTTTGACTCCTCGTTATTAATGCGGGAGAAAACCTATCAGGCTGAATTGAGCCAGGTGGCAGGGGAAACGGTAAAAACGGGGCCGTTTGAAACAGTAGTGCTCTTTAAGATTAACTACAACTAG
- a CDS encoding molecular chaperone, whose amino-acid sequence MTLSKTLYILTLLIPLAAHSAIQPDRTRIVFNSADKASSLRLENQSKKLPYLAYSWIENEQGQKDDRYFSALPPIQRLEPGTLTQVRIVKQASVKSLPADRESLFYFNVREIPPEPENSGNIAVVQLAVQSRLKLFWRPEALKKTPGVIVEEQLTASQHASTLRVQNPTGYYITLAFFGKDDRSLFPGFKSTIIAPFSAVTLDAGNYTGNTYALGYMDDYGAMRTLNVRCHGQCDVKAPEKKK is encoded by the coding sequence ATGACACTCTCAAAAACACTCTATATTTTAACTTTGTTGATACCGCTAGCCGCGCATTCGGCTATCCAGCCTGACAGAACGCGTATCGTTTTTAACAGCGCTGATAAAGCCAGCAGCCTGAGGCTGGAAAACCAAAGCAAAAAGCTCCCCTATCTTGCCTACTCCTGGATTGAAAATGAGCAGGGCCAAAAGGACGACCGCTATTTTTCGGCACTTCCGCCTATTCAACGTCTGGAACCAGGTACCCTGACGCAGGTTCGTATTGTTAAACAGGCCAGCGTGAAATCACTCCCGGCAGACAGAGAGTCTCTCTTTTACTTCAATGTGAGAGAAATTCCGCCAGAGCCTGAAAACAGCGGTAATATCGCAGTCGTGCAGCTTGCTGTTCAGTCCAGACTAAAACTCTTCTGGCGCCCGGAGGCACTAAAAAAAACGCCGGGGGTGATTGTGGAAGAGCAGCTTACCGCGTCGCAGCATGCCAGCACGTTACGGGTGCAAAACCCAACAGGTTATTACATTACGCTGGCATTTTTTGGCAAAGATGACCGTAGCCTTTTTCCCGGATTTAAAAGCACCATAATTGCCCCTTTCTCTGCCGTCACTCTTGATGCAGGAAACTATACGGGCAATACCTATGCATTGGGTTACATGGATGACTACGGCGCAATGCGCACACTTAACGTGCGATGCCATGGGCAGTGTGACGTCAAAGCCCCGGAGAAGAAAAAATGA
- a CDS encoding fimbria/pilus outer membrane usher protein gives MDTCKFLILSSGLLFTVSAQAVEFNLNVLDKSMRDSVDISLLKEKAAIAPGNYFVSVAVNKNLISAGQELHWKANGKTVAVCIPAELADQLGLKENIRNALTLKEGCVDFSNHSAIQFTLDRADQRLDVSIPQAMLSWKSDNWMPPSSWDDGVAGLLLDYNLFASTYRPNHGEHSENINSYGTAGLNMGAWRLRSDYQISQNRNDESSQTTRGLSRTYLFRPLPALGAKLTLGETDFSSSIFDAFAYNGAALASDDRMLPWELRGYAPQISGIAQTNATVTVSHAGRVIYQTKVAPGPFIISDLNQSVQGTLDVKVTEEDGRVNSFQVSAASTPFLTREGQVRYKFAAGRARPDISHHVIDDTFASGEASWGMLSNTSLYGGVLAAGSDYRSVAVGIGQNMLWLGALSFDVTHASSTFDDGHTEKGLSYRLNYSKRFDATDSQISLAAYRFSEREFHSYANFIDHQYNDADTQDEKQTISVSFNQPITPLNLNLYVSALRQKWWDGDSSTTATLTAGYNFDLGEWKGLSLSTSWSTTRYEESDTDNQLYVSLSIPFGYSRRLNYDMRNSNTTSNMLSWSDASNPRNTWGVSAGVETDKPDNGSQFRGNLQHLTSLGDLQLAGSYAASDYSSLSASWSGSVTATRHGLAMHRRSFGNEPRIMIDTDGVPGVPVQGDFNETNRLGYAVVPMAGSYQPTSIAVNMNQLPDGVTVNESITRETWTEGAIGYKTVASRTGRDISVILRTPDGHYPPLGAVIHQAESNIDIGMVSEEGHAWLSGIKDNQQFDVMWGKNQRCTISLPNNLEHIKQQVILPCH, from the coding sequence ATGGATACTTGCAAGTTTCTGATTTTAAGCAGTGGTTTGTTATTCACCGTCTCTGCTCAGGCCGTTGAATTCAATCTCAATGTTTTGGATAAGTCTATGCGTGACAGCGTAGATATTTCATTGCTTAAAGAAAAGGCAGCGATTGCCCCCGGAAACTACTTCGTTTCCGTGGCGGTAAACAAAAATCTTATTTCTGCCGGGCAGGAGCTTCACTGGAAAGCCAATGGAAAAACGGTGGCGGTTTGTATTCCGGCTGAACTTGCCGATCAACTCGGTCTTAAGGAAAACATCCGCAACGCACTAACGCTGAAAGAGGGGTGCGTCGATTTTAGCAACCACTCTGCTATCCAGTTTACACTGGATCGTGCCGATCAGCGTCTGGATGTCAGTATCCCCCAGGCAATGCTCTCCTGGAAATCAGACAACTGGATGCCTCCTTCCTCCTGGGATGATGGGGTGGCGGGCTTGCTGCTGGATTACAATCTTTTTGCCAGCACTTATCGTCCTAATCACGGCGAGCACAGTGAAAATATTAACTCTTACGGTACGGCGGGGCTGAATATGGGCGCATGGCGTCTGCGCAGCGACTACCAAATTAGCCAGAACCGTAACGATGAAAGCTCACAAACCACGCGTGGTCTCTCGCGCACCTATCTTTTTCGCCCACTCCCTGCACTTGGCGCAAAACTCACGCTGGGCGAAACCGATTTCAGCTCCAGTATCTTTGATGCTTTTGCCTACAATGGTGCGGCGCTCGCCAGTGACGATCGCATGCTGCCCTGGGAACTGCGTGGCTACGCGCCGCAGATAAGCGGCATCGCCCAGACTAACGCCACGGTAACGGTCAGTCATGCCGGGCGCGTTATCTACCAGACAAAAGTTGCACCCGGCCCGTTTATCATCAGCGACCTCAACCAATCGGTACAAGGGACGCTGGACGTCAAAGTCACCGAAGAAGATGGGCGGGTTAACAGTTTTCAGGTTTCAGCTGCCTCTACGCCATTTCTCACCCGTGAAGGCCAGGTGCGCTATAAGTTCGCCGCAGGTCGGGCACGCCCGGATATATCCCACCACGTGATTGACGATACGTTTGCCAGCGGTGAAGCCTCGTGGGGGATGCTGTCAAATACCTCACTTTATGGCGGCGTACTGGCCGCAGGAAGCGATTACCGTTCGGTGGCGGTTGGCATCGGGCAAAATATGCTATGGCTGGGCGCTTTGTCTTTCGACGTCACCCACGCCAGCAGCACGTTCGATGATGGTCATACGGAAAAAGGACTCAGCTACCGCCTGAACTACAGTAAGCGATTTGATGCTACAGACAGCCAGATTTCGCTGGCGGCGTATCGCTTCTCCGAACGCGAGTTCCACAGCTATGCCAACTTTATAGACCATCAATATAACGATGCTGACACGCAGGATGAAAAACAGACCATCAGCGTGTCATTCAATCAACCTATCACCCCGCTCAACCTTAACCTTTATGTCAGCGCACTGCGTCAGAAATGGTGGGATGGCGATAGCTCGACAACCGCCACGCTTACGGCGGGATATAACTTTGATCTCGGTGAGTGGAAAGGCTTATCGCTATCAACATCATGGAGCACCACGCGCTATGAAGAAAGCGATACGGATAACCAACTGTACGTTTCGCTCTCCATTCCTTTTGGCTACAGTCGCCGCCTGAACTACGACATGCGCAATAGCAATACCACCAGCAACATGCTGAGCTGGAGCGATGCGTCAAATCCCCGCAATACCTGGGGCGTCTCTGCCGGTGTAGAAACAGACAAACCGGATAACGGCAGCCAGTTCCGCGGCAACCTTCAACACCTGACTTCGCTGGGTGATTTACAACTGGCTGGCAGCTACGCCGCCAGCGATTACAGCTCATTGAGCGCAAGCTGGAGCGGTTCGGTCACCGCCACCCGTCACGGCCTGGCGATGCATCGCCGAAGTTTCGGCAATGAACCCCGTATTATGATCGACACCGATGGTGTTCCGGGCGTGCCCGTGCAGGGTGACTTCAATGAAACAAATCGACTGGGATATGCGGTCGTTCCCATGGCTGGAAGCTATCAACCTACGTCTATTGCCGTAAATATGAATCAACTGCCGGATGGCGTAACGGTTAATGAAAGCATTACCCGTGAAACCTGGACGGAAGGCGCCATCGGCTATAAAACCGTAGCATCGCGTACAGGTCGTGATATTAGCGTCATTTTGCGGACGCCCGATGGTCATTACCCCCCGCTGGGTGCGGTGATTCATCAAGCCGAAAGTAACATTGATATCGGAATGGTCAGTGAAGAGGGCCATGCCTGGTTAAGCGGCATTAAGGATAACCAGCAGTTTGACGTGATGTGGGGAAAAAACCAGCGCTGTACCATCTCGCTCCCAAATAATTTAGAACATATAAAACAACAAGTTATTTTACCTTGTCATTAA
- a CDS encoding fimbrial protein encodes MISGKKTLLALALTALTSGYALADVDGGGGKITFTGLVISAPCSIQADDVDKQVNLGEVPATYINANNHSDAVDSSLHLINCDLPNSDNGNAQKVTKVDVTFSSGSVDPSDSSLLTNTYASGATNVGVRILDKNSSNITLGAAQTLDLIAASQTQILPFKAWMEKIGSNSVTPGGVTATANYTLTYK; translated from the coding sequence ATGATTTCAGGAAAGAAAACATTGCTGGCGTTGGCATTAACCGCTCTCACTTCTGGATATGCGCTGGCGGATGTCGACGGCGGTGGCGGCAAAATTACGTTTACGGGTCTGGTCATCAGCGCGCCGTGCTCTATTCAGGCTGACGATGTTGATAAACAGGTCAATCTGGGGGAAGTTCCGGCTACCTATATCAATGCGAACAATCACTCTGATGCAGTAGACTCAAGCCTGCATCTGATTAACTGCGACTTACCAAATTCCGACAACGGAAACGCGCAGAAAGTGACCAAAGTTGACGTTACCTTCAGCAGCGGCAGCGTTGATCCTTCAGACAGCAGCCTGTTAACCAATACCTACGCCAGCGGCGCGACCAACGTCGGTGTGCGTATTCTGGATAAAAACAGCAGCAATATCACTCTGGGCGCAGCACAAACTCTCGACCTTATCGCAGCGTCCCAAACCCAAATCCTGCCATTTAAAGCCTGGATGGAAAAAATCGGCTCCAACAGCGTCACGCCGGGAGGCGTAACGGCGACGGCAAATTATACGCTGACCTACAAGTAA
- the zupT gene encoding zinc transporter ZupT has translation MSVPLILTLLAGAATFIGAILGVIGQKPSNRVLAFSLGFAAGIMLLISLMEMLPAALHTEGMSPVLGYGMFVVGLLGYFALDRLLPHAHPQDLAPADVKPLPPNIRRTAVLLTLGISLHNFPEGIATFVTASNNLELGFGIAFAVALHNIPEGLAVSGPIYAATGSKRKAVFWAGISGMAEILGGVLAWLILGSLVSPVVMAAIMAAVAGIMVALSVDELMPLAKEIDPNNNPSYGVLCGMSVMGLSLVLLQSIGLG, from the coding sequence ATGTCGGTACCCTTAATTCTGACCTTATTAGCGGGTGCGGCCACGTTTATTGGCGCGATCCTTGGCGTTATCGGGCAAAAGCCATCTAACCGCGTGCTGGCGTTTTCGCTGGGCTTTGCGGCGGGCATTATGCTGCTGATTTCCCTGATGGAAATGCTGCCTGCCGCCCTGCATACCGAAGGCATGTCGCCCGTATTGGGCTACGGTATGTTTGTCGTCGGCCTGCTCGGCTATTTCGCGCTCGATCGCCTATTGCCGCACGCCCACCCGCAGGATTTAGCGCCTGCGGATGTAAAACCCCTGCCGCCCAACATCCGGCGAACGGCGGTTCTATTGACGCTGGGCATCAGCCTGCATAACTTCCCGGAAGGTATTGCGACGTTTGTTACGGCCAGCAATAACCTGGAACTCGGCTTCGGCATCGCCTTTGCCGTCGCGCTACACAATATTCCGGAAGGCCTCGCCGTTTCCGGGCCCATTTATGCCGCTACTGGCTCAAAGCGAAAAGCGGTATTCTGGGCAGGAATTTCCGGGATGGCGGAAATCCTCGGCGGCGTGCTGGCATGGCTCATACTCGGTAGCCTGGTGTCACCGGTAGTGATGGCGGCCATTATGGCGGCGGTGGCCGGAATTATGGTCGCGCTGTCAGTGGATGAGCTGATGCCGTTGGCGAAAGAGATAGACCCCAACAACAACCCAAGCTACGGCGTATTGTGTGGCATGTCTGTGATGGGGCTTAGCCTGGTCCTTTTACAATCGATTGGACTCGGATAA
- the ygiD gene encoding 4,5-DOPA dioxygenase extradiol yields the protein MSRTRMPALFLGHGSPMNVLEDNIYTRTWQHLGETLPRPKAIVVISAHWFTRGTGVTAMETPKTIHDFGGFPQALYDIHYPAPGSPALAQKLVELLSPVPVTLDNEAWGFDHGSWGVLIKMYPNADIPMVQLSIDSTKPAAWHMEMGRKLASLRDEGIMLVASGNVVHNLRTAKWHGDGTPYPWASSFNEYVKENLSWKGPTEQHPLVNYLDHEGGALSNPTADHFLPLLYVLGAWDGEEPITIPVDGLEMGSLSMLSVQIG from the coding sequence ATGTCTCGTACCCGAATGCCAGCGTTGTTTTTAGGTCACGGTAGCCCGATGAACGTGCTGGAAGACAACATCTATACCCGCACCTGGCAGCATCTGGGCGAGACGCTGCCGCGTCCAAAAGCGATTGTGGTGATTTCCGCCCACTGGTTCACCCGTGGAACCGGCGTGACGGCCATGGAAACGCCGAAGACGATTCATGATTTTGGCGGCTTCCCTCAGGCGCTGTATGACATTCACTATCCGGCACCGGGCTCTCCGGCACTGGCGCAGAAGCTGGTTGAATTGCTGTCACCGGTGCCTGTAACACTGGACAATGAAGCCTGGGGTTTTGACCACGGCTCCTGGGGCGTGCTGATTAAGATGTACCCGAACGCGGATATTCCGATGGTGCAGTTAAGCATTGATAGCACTAAACCGGCGGCGTGGCACATGGAGATGGGGCGTAAGCTCGCCAGCCTGCGCGATGAAGGGATTATGCTGGTGGCCAGCGGCAACGTGGTGCATAACCTGCGGACCGCGAAATGGCACGGTGATGGCACGCCGTATCCTTGGGCATCGTCCTTTAATGAGTATGTGAAAGAGAATCTGAGCTGGAAAGGGCCAACGGAACAGCATCCACTGGTGAACTATCTGGATCATGAAGGCGGCGCATTGTCGAACCCGACGGCGGATCACTTCCTGCCGCTGCTGTATGTGCTGGGCGCGTGGGATGGCGAAGAACCTATCACGATCCCGGTGGATGGCCTGGAGATGGGCAGCTTAAGCATGTTGTCTGTTCAAATCGGGTAG
- the dsbI gene encoding protein-disulfide oxidoreductase DsbI, translated as MAFIKGLLRDLRRTPVDTLVRWQERRFLWLFMAIAMGALIVLAHSFFQIYLYMAPCEQCVYIRYAMFVMVFGGVIAAINPKNIILKLIGCVMAFYGSIMGIKFSIKLNGIHYAVHNPDPDALFGVQGCSTDPTFPFNLPLAQWAPEWFKPTGDCGYDAPIVPDGVTLSSTQQWFVNLYQSSEGWYLLPPWHFMNMAQACMLAFGTCLVLLLIMSAAWGIKLVRG; from the coding sequence ATGGCTTTCATTAAGGGATTATTGAGAGACCTGCGAAGAACGCCGGTCGATACGCTGGTGAGGTGGCAGGAACGGCGCTTTCTGTGGCTGTTTATGGCTATCGCGATGGGCGCGCTTATCGTGCTGGCGCACTCATTCTTCCAGATCTATCTCTACATGGCCCCGTGCGAACAGTGTGTTTATATTCGCTACGCGATGTTTGTGATGGTATTTGGCGGCGTGATTGCGGCGATAAACCCAAAAAACATTATCCTGAAACTGATTGGCTGCGTAATGGCGTTCTACGGCAGCATTATGGGGATTAAGTTTTCGATCAAGCTGAACGGTATCCATTATGCGGTGCATAACCCGGACCCCGACGCGCTGTTTGGCGTACAGGGCTGTTCAACTGACCCAACTTTTCCCTTTAATCTGCCGCTGGCGCAGTGGGCGCCGGAATGGTTCAAACCGACCGGCGACTGCGGCTATGACGCGCCCATCGTGCCTGATGGCGTCACGCTTAGTAGCACTCAACAATGGTTTGTTAATTTGTACCAAAGCTCAGAAGGCTGGTATCTCCTGCCGCCATGGCATTTTATGAATATGGCGCAGGCGTGCATGCTGGCTTTCGGAACTTGCCTGGTGCTGCTGCTGATTATGAGCGCAGCCTGGGGTATAAAGCTGGTCAGAGGATGA
- a CDS encoding thiol:disulfide interchange protein DsbA/DsbL — translation MSTKWIKSLFTGVVLTAALATSFAASAFTEGTDYMVLEKPIPNADKTLIKVFSYACPFCYKYDKAVTGPVSEKVKDLVAFTPFHLETKGEYGKQASEVFAVLIAKDKAAGISLFDANSQFKKAKFAYYAAYHDKKERWSDGKDPAAFIKTGLDAAGMSQADFEAALKEPAVQETLEKWKAAYDVAKIQGVPAYVVNGKYLIYTKNIKSIDAMADLIRELASK, via the coding sequence ATGTCTACGAAATGGATTAAATCATTATTTACCGGCGTGGTACTCACTGCCGCGCTGGCGACATCTTTTGCCGCATCGGCTTTCACTGAAGGCACAGACTACATGGTGCTGGAGAAACCGATTCCCAACGCCGATAAAACGCTGATTAAAGTCTTCAGCTACGCCTGCCCGTTCTGCTACAAGTACGACAAAGCCGTGACCGGCCCGGTGTCGGAAAAAGTGAAAGATCTGGTGGCCTTCACCCCGTTCCATCTGGAAACCAAAGGCGAATATGGCAAGCAGGCCAGCGAAGTCTTTGCAGTGTTAATTGCCAAAGATAAAGCCGCAGGCATTTCACTGTTTGATGCCAACTCGCAGTTCAAAAAAGCGAAGTTCGCCTACTACGCGGCGTATCACGACAAAAAAGAGCGCTGGTCTGACGGTAAAGACCCAGCCGCCTTTATCAAAACCGGCCTGGATGCCGCAGGTATGAGCCAGGCTGATTTTGAAGCCGCGCTGAAAGAGCCTGCCGTTCAGGAAACGCTGGAAAAATGGAAAGCAGCCTACGATGTGGCCAAAATCCAGGGCGTTCCGGCCTATGTCGTTAATGGTAAATATCTGATCTACACCAAGAATATTAAATCCATCGACGCTATGGCAGACCTGATTCGCGAACTGGCGAGCAAATAA
- a CDS encoding aryl-sulfate sulfotransferase, with translation MFNQYRKTFLAGAVALTFGLSTASALAAGFQPAPPAGHLGAVVVDPYGHAPLTALVELDSHTISDVKVTVHGKGEKGVPISYSVGEESLKNYDGIPIFGLYQKFANKVTVEWKENGKPMKDDYVVQTSAIVNHYMDNRSISDLQQPKVVKVAKGFEDRLYMVNTHTFTAQGSDLHWHGEKSKDAGILDAGPATGALAFDIAPFTFVVDTEGEYRWWLDQETFYDGHDRNINKRGYLMGIRETPRGTYTAVQGQHWYEFDMMGQVLEDHKLPRGFVDATHESIETSKGTVLLRVGKHSYRRDDGVHVNTIRDHILEVDKSGRVVDVWDLNKILDPMRDSLLGALDAGAVCVNVDLAHAGQQAKLEPDTPFGDALGVGPGRNWAHVNSIAYDAKDDSIIISSRHQGVFKIGRDKQVKWILAPSKGWNKQLASKLLKPVDDKGKPISCDENGNCQNSDFDFTYTQHTAWLSSKGTLTVFDNGDGRHLEQPALPTMKYSRFVEYKIDEKKGTVQQVWEYGKDRGYDFYSPITSVIEYEKDRNTMFGFSGSIHLFDVGQPTIGKLNEIDYKTKEVKVEIDVLSDKPNQTHYRAMLVHPQQMFK, from the coding sequence ATGTTTAATCAATATCGAAAAACGTTCCTCGCGGGCGCCGTTGCGCTTACCTTTGGTTTATCTACCGCCAGCGCGCTGGCCGCAGGTTTTCAGCCGGCGCCACCGGCGGGTCATCTGGGTGCCGTGGTGGTTGATCCCTACGGACACGCGCCTTTAACCGCGTTGGTTGAACTCGATAGTCACACCATATCCGATGTGAAAGTCACCGTTCATGGTAAAGGCGAGAAAGGCGTGCCTATCAGCTATAGCGTAGGCGAGGAGTCGCTGAAGAACTACGACGGTATTCCTATTTTTGGGCTGTATCAGAAGTTTGCCAACAAAGTCACCGTGGAATGGAAAGAAAATGGCAAGCCGATGAAAGACGACTACGTGGTGCAGACTTCCGCTATCGTTAACCACTATATGGATAACCGCTCTATCTCTGACCTGCAACAACCGAAAGTCGTTAAAGTCGCCAAAGGCTTTGAAGATCGCCTCTACATGGTGAACACCCACACCTTTACCGCCCAGGGCTCCGACCTGCACTGGCATGGCGAAAAATCAAAAGACGCCGGTATTCTCGACGCGGGCCCGGCAACTGGCGCGCTGGCTTTTGATATTGCGCCATTTACCTTTGTGGTGGATACCGAAGGTGAATATCGCTGGTGGCTGGATCAGGAAACCTTCTACGATGGGCATGACCGCAACATCAACAAGCGCGGCTACCTGATGGGTATTCGCGAAACGCCACGTGGAACCTACACGGCCGTGCAGGGCCAGCACTGGTATGAATTCGATATGATGGGCCAGGTGCTGGAAGATCACAAACTGCCGCGTGGGTTCGTCGATGCCACCCATGAATCCATCGAAACGTCGAAAGGCACCGTGCTGCTGCGTGTCGGTAAACACAGCTATCGCCGCGATGACGGCGTACACGTCAACACCATCCGCGACCATATTCTGGAAGTGGATAAATCAGGCCGCGTGGTCGATGTCTGGGACCTGAACAAAATCCTCGATCCGATGCGTGACTCGCTACTGGGCGCGCTCGACGCTGGTGCCGTTTGTGTGAACGTCGACCTTGCGCACGCAGGCCAGCAGGCGAAGCTCGAACCCGATACACCGTTTGGCGATGCGCTGGGCGTAGGGCCGGGACGCAACTGGGCGCACGTTAACTCAATTGCTTATGACGCCAAAGACGACTCCATTATTATTTCTTCACGCCACCAGGGCGTGTTTAAAATTGGCCGTGATAAGCAGGTGAAATGGATCCTTGCGCCGTCCAAAGGCTGGAATAAACAGCTGGCAAGCAAACTGCTGAAACCGGTTGATGATAAAGGCAAACCGATTAGCTGTGATGAAAACGGCAACTGCCAGAACAGTGATTTCGACTTCACCTACACCCAACATACCGCGTGGCTCTCCAGCAAAGGCACACTCACCGTCTTTGATAACGGCGATGGTCGTCATCTCGAACAACCCGCCCTGCCAACGATGAAATATTCCCGTTTCGTGGAATATAAAATCGACGAGAAAAAAGGCACCGTCCAGCAGGTTTGGGAATACGGTAAAGATCGCGGCTACGACTTCTACAGCCCGATTACGTCTGTCATCGAATATGAAAAAGACCGCAACACGATGTTTGGCTTCAGCGGCTCCATTCATTTATTCGATGTTGGTCAACCGACCATTGGTAAGCTCAATGAAATTGACTACAAAACCAAAGAAGTGAAAGTCGAAATCGACGTTCTGTCGGATAAACCGAATCAGACCCACTACCGTGCAATGCTGGTTCATCCGCAGCAGATGTTTAAATAA
- a CDS encoding glutathionylspermidine synthase family protein produces MERISITERPDWREKATEYGFNFHTMYGEPYWSEEAYYKLTLAQVEKLEEVTAELHQMCLKVVERVVASDELMTKFRIPKHTWGFVRQSWLTHQPSLYSRMDLAWDGVGEPKLLENNADTPTSLYEAAFFQWIWLEDQLNAGNLPEGSDQFNSLQEKIIERFTELREQHGFQLLHLTCCRDTVEDRGTVQYLQDCAAEAEVATEFLYIDDIGLGEKGQFTDLQDQVIGNLFKLYPWEYMLREIFSTKLEDAGVRWLEPAWKSIISNKALLPLLWEMFPDHPNLLPAYFAEDDHPQMDKYVVKPIFSREGANISIIENGKTLEQVEGPYGEEGMIVQQFHPLPKFGDSYTLIGSWLINDQPAGIGIREDRALITQDLSRFYPHVFVE; encoded by the coding sequence ATGGAAAGAATCAGTATTACCGAGCGCCCGGACTGGCGCGAAAAAGCCACCGAATATGGCTTTAACTTCCACACCATGTACGGCGAGCCGTACTGGAGCGAAGAAGCGTATTACAAGTTGACCCTGGCCCAGGTTGAAAAACTGGAAGAGGTCACCGCAGAACTGCACCAGATGTGTTTAAAAGTGGTGGAGCGCGTAGTCGCCAGCGATGAGCTGATGACCAAATTCCGCATTCCGAAACACACCTGGGGCTTTGTGCGTCAGTCGTGGCTGACGCATCAGCCTTCGCTCTATTCACGCATGGACCTTGCATGGGATGGCGTGGGCGAGCCGAAGCTGCTCGAGAACAACGCCGATACCCCAACCTCGCTGTACGAAGCGGCGTTCTTCCAGTGGATCTGGCTGGAAGATCAGCTGAATGCCGGTAACCTGCCGGAAGGCAGCGATCAGTTCAACAGCCTGCAAGAAAAGATCATCGAGCGCTTCACCGAGCTGCGTGAACAGCATGGTTTTCAGCTGCTGCACCTGACCTGCTGTCGCGATACCGTGGAAGATCGTGGAACCGTGCAATATCTGCAGGACTGCGCGGCAGAAGCGGAAGTGGCAACCGAATTCCTGTACATCGACGATATTGGCCTGGGTGAAAAAGGTCAGTTTACCGATCTCCAGGATCAGGTTATCGGCAACCTCTTCAAGCTCTATCCGTGGGAATACATGCTGCGCGAGATATTCTCAACCAAGCTTGAAGACGCTGGCGTGCGCTGGCTGGAACCGGCATGGAAGAGCATTATTTCCAACAAAGCGCTGCTGCCGCTGCTGTGGGAGATGTTCCCGGATCACCCAAATCTGCTGCCCGCTTATTTTGCCGAAGACGATCATCCGCAGATGGACAAATATGTGGTGAAACCGATCTTCTCCCGCGAAGGCGCCAATATTTCGATCATTGAGAACGGCAAAACGCTGGAACAGGTTGAAGGGCCTTACGGTGAAGAAGGCATGATCGTGCAGCAGTTCCATCCGCTGCCGAAGTTTGGCGACAGCTATACGCTGATTGGCAGCTGGCTTATCAACGATCAACCGGCCGGAATTGGCATTCGCGAAGATCGCGCGCTGATTACCCAGGATCTTTCCCGTTTCTACCCGCATGTTTTTGTCGAGTAA